The segment AAGATAAGAGAGCAGATGCCAAGTTTAAAACATAGAAAAACTAAGATGTTTGCAAAATAATGCCAAAGTTTTTTTTTAATAAACTTTTTAGCTGCTTATCATTATTCTTACTTTTAAATTCAAGTATTTTCCCAACAAAAGCATCTAGTGCACTAGCTGCTTGGATTTTAAATTCAAATGGGGTTTTAGAATTAAGAACTAAATCAAATTCAAAATTAAAGGCCTACTTTCAAAAAGGAGGAAGTGTTTTTGGGGATAGATTTTGGATAGATTTTCCTGGGGAACTAAAAACTCCAAGAACAATAGAGGGAAATGGTCTTATAAAAGAAATTAGATTAGGTAAACCAAATAAAGGTAAAACCAGATTAGTCTTCGAATTTACGGAAAATAATAATTTGAAACCGCTTAATTGGAGGTTAGTTGCAATTGATAAAAATAGATGGAAAATTAAATTATTTTCTTTACCTAAAAATTCTTTCCAGACAATAGGTGAAGGTCTTGTCAGTAAATCATATAACAATCCCAAGGCTAATCAAAAGCCAATTAACTCAAGGAGAGGAAATTATAAGTTTATACAATTACCGGATATCAAGCGTAATAAGTTTTATGTTGTGATTGACCCTGGTCATGGGGGTCCAGATCTAGGAGCAATCGGGATAGGAGGGCTAAGAGAAGCAGATGTGGTACTTGATGTTTCTAAACGAGTAAAAAAATTATTATCTGATAAAGGGGTGACGGTTAGATTAACTAGAAATAACGAAATTGATTTAGATTTACCTCCAAGAGTCTCAATAGCTAACCGAACTGATGCTGATATTTTTGTAAGTATTCATGCGAATGCTTCAAGAGGTAAAAGAAGAGATATTAACGGGTTAGAAACTTTTTATTACACCGGATGGAGAGGACGACTATTGGCAAAAAAAATTCAAAAACAAATACTTAAAGTTTCTCCTGGAAGTCCAGATAGAGGCGTGAGACAAGGTAGATATTTCGTTATTAAAAATACCAGAATGCCAGCTGTACTTGTAGAAATAGGTTTTTTAACAGGAAGGTTAGATGCTAGAAGGCTAGAAAAATCTATCCATCGTGAAAGAATAGCTTATGCAATCACAAAGGGTATTCTTGAATACCTTTCTAGGACAGAGTGAAACTTAAAATAGGAATATTTGATAGTGGTATAGGGGGATTTACGATTCTTAGTGCCTTAATGAAAACCCGTGAGGATATTGAGGTTTTTTATTTGGCAGATACAAAGAGAGTTCCTTATGGAAATAAAAATATTGAACAAATAAGATTTATCGCAAAGGATATTTGTAATTGGTTTAAAGATAAAAATTTGGATGTATTACTAATAGCCTGTAATACTACAAATGCTTGTGCCTTAGATATTTTAGAAAATAACTTACAAATTCCTTGTTTTGATCTAATTAATTCAGTTTCAGAAATAGTAACTAAAAAATATATTGGTGTTTTGGCAACTCCTGCAACTATTAAAACATCATATTATAAAAAAATAATTGAATCAAAGAGAGAAAATGTACAAGTATTCCAACAAGCATGTCCTGAATTTGTTCCAGAAATAGAAAAAACAAACCTAGACTTAAATAAATTAAATTATCTATCGGATTTATATATTAATCCTCTATTAAAAGAAAATATTGAAGAAATAATACTGGGATGTAGTCATTATCCTTTGATTTATAACGTTTTAAAAAGTAAAGTGCATTCAAATATAAGGATTATTGATCCCTCAGCGGCTTTAGTAAATAACTTTAATAATTCATTTTTAATTCCAAAAAATTATAGTTATGAGAGTACTTCCAGCGATAATATTAAATTTTTTGTCACCCAAAATAGTGAAGATTTTTCTAAAAAAGTAAAATATTGGTTGGAAATTAATAAAGAAATTAAGTTGGTTAACCTCCGAAGCAATGATTGATTCTTTAATATATGTAGGAGGCCAATTATGAATACAGTAACAGAACTTCTACAACCAGTTGAAAATGATCTTGATGATCTTATTAATGAACTGAAAAATTTAATAGGTGCTGGTCATCCAATTCTTCAAGCAGCCGCTGAACACTTATTTAGTGCCGGAGGAAAAAGGTTAAGACCTGGGATAGTTTTATTGATTTCAAAAGCTATTTCTCAGGACTTTACTTTGACAACCAAACATAAAAGACTTGCAGAGATTACTGAAATGATTCATACAGCATCATTAGTTCATGACGATGTTGTAGATGAAGCATCCACAAGAAGAGGTGTTGATACTGTTCATAGCAGGTTTAATACGAGAGTTGCTGTACTAGCTGGGGATTTTTTATTTGCTCAAGCTAGTTGGCATTTGGCAAACTTAGATAATGTAAAAGTAGTTAAACTTCTTAGTAGGGTAATAATGGATTTAGCAGAAGGTGAAATAAAGCA is part of the Prochlorococcus marinus subsp. pastoris str. CCMP1986 genome and harbors:
- a CDS encoding N-acetylmuramoyl-L-alanine amidase — its product is MPKFFFNKLFSCLSLFLLLNSSIFPTKASSALAAWILNSNGVLELRTKSNSKLKAYFQKGGSVFGDRFWIDFPGELKTPRTIEGNGLIKEIRLGKPNKGKTRLVFEFTENNNLKPLNWRLVAIDKNRWKIKLFSLPKNSFQTIGEGLVSKSYNNPKANQKPINSRRGNYKFIQLPDIKRNKFYVVIDPGHGGPDLGAIGIGGLREADVVLDVSKRVKKLLSDKGVTVRLTRNNEIDLDLPPRVSIANRTDADIFVSIHANASRGKRRDINGLETFYYTGWRGRLLAKKIQKQILKVSPGSPDRGVRQGRYFVIKNTRMPAVLVEIGFLTGRLDARRLEKSIHRERIAYAITKGILEYLSRTE
- the murI gene encoding glutamate racemase, with product MKLKIGIFDSGIGGFTILSALMKTREDIEVFYLADTKRVPYGNKNIEQIRFIAKDICNWFKDKNLDVLLIACNTTNACALDILENNLQIPCFDLINSVSEIVTKKYIGVLATPATIKTSYYKKIIESKRENVQVFQQACPEFVPEIEKTNLDLNKLNYLSDLYINPLLKENIEEIILGCSHYPLIYNVLKSKVHSNIRIIDPSAALVNNFNNSFLIPKNYSYESTSSDNIKFFVTQNSEDFSKKVKYWLEINKEIKLVNLRSND